From Bordetella flabilis, the proteins below share one genomic window:
- the betC gene encoding choline-sulfatase, with translation MAPNFLFLMADQLTAFALRLYGNPVCKTPNIDRLAARATRFERMYCNFPLCAPSRVAMLSGRLPSAVGVYDNASEFSAEVPTFLHYLKLAGYTTLLSGKMHFVGPDQQHGFQERLTTDIYPTDFGWTPDWREALPVAPTGMNMRAVVEAGACRRSMQLDYDDDVVNKAIQRIYDVGRLHRDKPFFLAVSMSHPHNPYVSTPDMLDLYRRQDIDMPVVGPIPEEERDAHSRRLWHMFRQDEHIVTDDHVRTARHAYYAMVSYVDTQVGRLLDALDLMDLGSNTVIVLTADHGDMLGERGLWYKWTHFEGAVRIPLLVSLPGQVQGASCKALASLVDLFPTIAELAGISLPQAQRQELDGRSLAPFLRAPGQEDGDDVAIYGEMNGEGANAPCLMVVNGPWKLIVAAGDAPQLYRLDEDPHELNNRAGDPSAASVFARLLELAEQRWDAPALHRAILDSQRRRLLIQQALLTGDYRPWDYQPTVDASRQYVRSGAQSSPSVVKGKLRYPPVAPVAPDHPRPEGEALGRIDIQDAPIS, from the coding sequence ATGGCTCCGAACTTCCTGTTCCTGATGGCGGATCAATTGACCGCCTTCGCGCTGCGCCTCTACGGCAATCCCGTGTGCAAGACGCCCAATATCGACAGACTGGCTGCGCGCGCGACCCGATTCGAACGCATGTATTGCAACTTTCCGCTTTGCGCGCCATCCAGGGTCGCGATGCTTAGCGGACGGCTGCCCAGCGCAGTCGGCGTGTATGACAACGCCTCGGAGTTTTCGGCGGAAGTGCCGACCTTCCTGCATTACCTGAAGCTCGCGGGCTATACGACCTTGCTCTCGGGCAAAATGCACTTTGTCGGCCCCGACCAGCAGCATGGCTTCCAGGAGCGCCTCACCACCGATATCTATCCCACCGATTTCGGCTGGACGCCGGACTGGCGCGAAGCCTTGCCTGTTGCGCCGACGGGAATGAATATGCGCGCGGTGGTAGAGGCGGGCGCTTGTCGCCGCAGCATGCAGCTGGACTACGACGACGACGTGGTCAACAAGGCGATCCAGCGCATCTACGATGTGGGCCGACTACACCGCGACAAGCCATTCTTCCTGGCTGTGTCCATGTCGCATCCGCACAATCCGTATGTGTCGACGCCTGACATGCTGGACCTGTATCGCCGCCAGGATATCGACATGCCGGTAGTCGGCCCGATTCCCGAGGAGGAACGCGACGCCCACAGCCGGCGCCTGTGGCATATGTTCCGCCAGGACGAACACATCGTCACGGACGACCACGTGCGGACGGCGCGCCACGCCTATTACGCGATGGTGAGCTACGTGGACACGCAAGTGGGCCGCTTGCTGGACGCGCTGGACCTGATGGACCTGGGCAGTAATACCGTCATCGTTTTGACGGCCGACCACGGCGATATGCTGGGGGAGCGGGGGCTCTGGTACAAATGGACCCATTTCGAGGGCGCCGTGCGCATTCCGCTGCTGGTAAGCCTGCCTGGGCAGGTGCAAGGCGCATCCTGCAAAGCCCTGGCTTCGCTGGTCGATCTGTTTCCCACCATCGCGGAACTGGCCGGCATCTCCCTGCCGCAGGCGCAGCGCCAGGAACTGGATGGACGCAGTCTGGCGCCCTTCCTGCGAGCGCCTGGACAGGAGGACGGCGATGATGTGGCGATATACGGCGAGATGAACGGGGAGGGGGCGAACGCGCCATGCCTTATGGTGGTCAACGGTCCATGGAAGCTGATCGTTGCGGCCGGCGATGCACCGCAGCTATACAGGCTGGACGAGGACCCGCATGAATTGAACAATCGCGCTGGCGATCCCTCGGCGGCATCCGTCTTTGCCCGGCTGCTTGAGTTGGCGGAGCAGCGCTGGGACGCGCCGGCGTTGCATCGCGCCATCCTGGACAGCCAGCGGCGGCGGCTATTGATCCAGCAGGCCTTGCTGACCGGCGATTACCGGCCATGGGACTACCAGCCCACGGTGGATGCCTCGCGCCAGTATGTGCGGTCCGGGGCGCAATCCAGTCCGTCGGTCGTCAAGGGCAAATTGCGCTATCCGCCTGTCGCGCCGGTTGCGCCCGATCATCCCAGGCCGGAGGGGGAAGCCCTAGGCCGGATCGACATCCAGGATGCCCCGATTTCATGA
- a CDS encoding Bug family tripartite tricarboxylate transporter substrate binding protein, which yields MLKADKYADAPPRGGTGARRTAATPVQDAWTRRDFIGGALAGLAAALPISSHADGAAAGWPQKPIDVVIPFAPGGPVDIAGRTVGVPLGQALRQTIVVVNKAGAGGNIAAAAMARAPADGYEFMLVLDSILTVNPTFYKDAGFKPQTDLSPVAQLGDLASVLVVNENAGIATVDEFIKRARSQRLTFGSGGNGTAGHLYGEWLKYDFGLKVEHVPYKGLAPAVQGLLAGDIDFIVALIPGVLPQIRSGRLRALGLTSTSRQTLLPDVKPLSSLGLVGFEGSSWLGVVGPRGLSADVVARFAVALRTSLDDPATAERLRGLGIEPAFADAAALQARIERESRMWARLLDKMNASAS from the coding sequence ATGTTGAAGGCAGACAAGTACGCGGATGCACCGCCTCGCGGCGGCACGGGGGCGCGGCGTACGGCGGCAACGCCGGTACAGGACGCCTGGACGCGGCGGGACTTCATCGGAGGCGCGCTGGCGGGCCTGGCGGCGGCGCTTCCCATCTCCTCCCATGCCGACGGGGCCGCGGCCGGATGGCCGCAGAAGCCTATCGACGTGGTGATTCCCTTCGCGCCCGGCGGCCCCGTCGACATCGCCGGCCGTACGGTCGGCGTGCCGCTGGGACAGGCATTGCGGCAGACCATTGTGGTGGTCAACAAGGCGGGCGCGGGCGGCAATATCGCCGCGGCCGCCATGGCAAGGGCGCCGGCGGACGGCTATGAGTTCATGCTGGTGCTGGATTCCATTCTTACGGTCAATCCGACCTTCTACAAGGATGCCGGCTTCAAACCGCAGACAGACCTGTCGCCGGTGGCCCAGCTTGGCGATCTTGCCAGCGTCCTGGTGGTGAACGAGAACGCCGGCATCGCGACGGTGGACGAGTTCATCAAGCGCGCCAGGTCCCAGCGACTGACCTTCGGATCCGGAGGAAACGGCACGGCGGGGCATTTGTACGGTGAGTGGCTCAAGTACGACTTCGGCCTGAAGGTGGAGCACGTGCCCTACAAGGGGCTGGCTCCGGCGGTGCAGGGGCTGCTGGCCGGCGACATCGACTTCATCGTGGCGCTGATCCCGGGCGTATTGCCGCAGATCCGCTCAGGCCGCCTGCGAGCGCTGGGCCTGACCTCGACGAGCCGGCAGACGCTGCTGCCGGACGTCAAGCCGTTATCGTCTTTGGGGCTGGTCGGCTTCGAGGGTAGTTCCTGGCTGGGCGTGGTGGGACCACGTGGCCTCTCCGCGGATGTGGTGGCGCGTTTCGCCGTGGCGCTGCGTACCAGCCTGGACGACCCGGCGACGGCCGAGCGCCTGCGCGGACTCGGTATCGAACCCGCCTTCGCCGACGCAGCCGCATTGCAGGCGCGCATCGAGCGCGAGTCGCGCATGTGGGCACGTCTGCTGGACAAGATGAACGCTTCTGCCTCTTGA
- a CDS encoding alpha/beta hydrolase, whose translation MAYDPGIQEYVDRSRKALGEMGDLGSLTLAQRRARADRQAALINEPYPASLAVNDTYIVLPGREILVRVYRPRGDGPLPAIVYLHGGSFVAGSPQGHDFITASLACNTGAQVLSVHYRRAPENPYPAPTEDAYEALMWAAREAQMLGIDPQRIAVAGDSAGGNLAAACALLARDRDGPSVRMQALIYPTLDADLDTPSYLHNTQDAFLTREAMAFALESFLPPAVAAMRDDGYALPMRAADHAGLPPAYLLLADHDPLLDDGKRYAEKLRAAGVAVEMRIGAGMIHGFLRARRLSAAVDAEFHLLCAALRRGLGLPEPAEPW comes from the coding sequence ATGGCTTACGATCCGGGCATCCAGGAGTATGTAGATCGTTCGCGCAAGGCATTGGGGGAAATGGGCGACCTCGGCAGCCTGACGTTGGCGCAGCGGCGCGCACGCGCCGACCGTCAAGCCGCGCTGATCAATGAGCCCTACCCTGCCTCGCTGGCCGTCAACGATACCTATATCGTGCTGCCGGGACGCGAAATCCTCGTGCGGGTGTATCGGCCGCGCGGAGACGGGCCGCTGCCGGCCATCGTATACCTGCATGGCGGCAGTTTCGTCGCGGGCAGCCCGCAAGGACATGATTTCATCACCGCCAGCCTGGCTTGCAATACCGGGGCGCAGGTGCTCAGCGTGCATTACCGCCGTGCGCCCGAGAACCCCTATCCTGCGCCAACCGAAGATGCCTACGAGGCCCTGATGTGGGCGGCCCGCGAGGCGCAGATGCTCGGCATCGATCCGCAGCGTATTGCCGTTGCGGGCGACAGCGCCGGTGGCAACCTGGCCGCGGCCTGCGCCCTACTGGCGCGCGACCGCGACGGTCCCTCCGTGCGCATGCAAGCCCTGATCTACCCGACGCTGGATGCCGACCTCGATACGCCCAGCTACCTGCACAATACCCAGGACGCCTTCCTGACCCGCGAGGCGATGGCCTTCGCCTTGGAATCGTTCCTGCCGCCTGCGGTGGCGGCCATGCGCGACGATGGCTATGCACTGCCCATGCGGGCGGCGGACCACGCCGGCTTGCCGCCGGCATATCTGCTGCTGGCCGACCACGACCCCTTGCTGGACGACGGCAAACGCTACGCCGAAAAACTACGGGCCGCCGGTGTTGCGGTGGAGATGCGCATCGGCGCAGGCATGATCCATGGCTTTCTGCGGGCGCGTCGGCTCAGTGCTGCGGTCGACGCGGAATTCCACCTTTTGTGTGCGGCTTTACGACGGGGGCTGGGGCTGCCGGAACCCGCCGAACCCTGGTGA
- a CDS encoding IclR family transcriptional regulator, with the protein MTTEYEIDTEPQTDKPDRSAKSERAGGSERVLGKPVGAIISGLAVLRALHRAQRPQRASEVARETGLHRGTAFNILRTFQREGLVAYNERDQTYSVGIMVLELAHGVLRTSGLLDVIRPEMFSLAERVGVTVALAKVEKSYDLVLLDFVGGGFRVDSYFSVGRRSPRFSGASGLVMAAFSGATPELIEAAYGQTEWFRQPPFEEYVQRIELTRTRGYALDSGDRRRGLTQIAVPIFSQAGPLELVLTAANFSYTMTEQKIAEVAEAMLAFADRMSPELGRLRLD; encoded by the coding sequence GTGACTACTGAGTACGAGATCGACACCGAACCGCAAACGGACAAGCCTGATCGCTCCGCAAAGTCCGAACGCGCGGGCGGCTCGGAACGGGTGCTCGGCAAACCGGTAGGTGCGATCATTTCGGGGCTGGCGGTGCTGCGTGCTCTCCATCGGGCGCAGCGTCCCCAACGGGCCAGCGAAGTTGCGCGCGAGACCGGGCTGCATCGCGGGACGGCATTCAATATTCTCCGGACCTTCCAGCGCGAGGGGCTTGTCGCCTACAACGAGCGCGACCAGACCTACAGCGTCGGAATCATGGTGCTGGAGCTGGCGCACGGGGTCCTGCGAACGAGCGGACTGCTCGATGTCATCAGGCCCGAGATGTTTTCGCTGGCCGAGCGCGTCGGCGTAACCGTCGCGCTGGCCAAGGTCGAGAAAAGCTATGACCTGGTGCTGCTGGATTTTGTAGGCGGCGGATTCCGCGTCGACAGCTATTTCAGCGTGGGCCGCCGATCGCCCCGGTTTTCCGGTGCGTCAGGCCTGGTCATGGCGGCATTTTCCGGCGCCACGCCTGAATTGATCGAAGCGGCATATGGCCAGACGGAATGGTTCCGGCAGCCTCCGTTCGAGGAATATGTCCAGCGTATCGAACTGACACGGACCCGTGGGTACGCCTTGGACTCCGGTGACAGAAGGCGGGGACTGACGCAGATTGCGGTCCCGATCTTTTCACAGGCTGGGCCGTTGGAGCTGGTCCTGACGGCAGCCAACTTCAGCTACACAATGACTGAACAGAAGATCGCTGAAGTAGCGGAGGCGATGCTGGCCTTCGCGGACCGGATGTCACCCGAACTCGGCCGCCTTCGGCTTGATTGA
- a CDS encoding SDR family NAD(P)-dependent oxidoreductase → MTVNSVFVVGGASGIGLEVARHFLARGAATTIIDVNAERVKDAEKTLAMPGARVLGMAADVRDRDGLHHAFAESANRHGGIDALVFTAGVLLPASLADMTDDVYDVTFDVNTKGFWRCVQAALPHFPDSGGSIVAISSAAGQRPKAGNGAYAASKVALQFLARTLALEVAHRQIRVNCICPSMLKTPMTEKIMSSPAQGGFHLSATTPLGRLCTEADVAAAIAFLCSEEASFITGTTIAVDGGSTAGVPLAS, encoded by the coding sequence ATGACCGTCAATAGCGTGTTCGTGGTCGGAGGAGCGTCGGGCATCGGTCTGGAAGTGGCGCGTCATTTTCTTGCGCGCGGGGCGGCCACCACGATTATCGATGTCAACGCCGAAAGGGTGAAAGACGCCGAGAAAACCCTGGCCATGCCGGGAGCCCGCGTGTTGGGCATGGCTGCAGACGTCAGGGACCGTGATGGTCTTCATCACGCTTTCGCCGAGAGCGCGAACCGCCACGGCGGCATCGATGCGCTGGTGTTCACCGCCGGCGTGCTGCTTCCAGCGTCGCTGGCCGACATGACGGATGACGTCTACGATGTGACCTTCGACGTGAACACGAAAGGTTTCTGGCGGTGCGTCCAGGCAGCGCTGCCTCATTTCCCGGATAGCGGCGGATCGATCGTCGCCATATCGTCGGCGGCTGGACAGCGTCCGAAGGCGGGAAACGGTGCTTACGCGGCTTCCAAGGTCGCGCTTCAGTTCCTGGCTCGCACGCTTGCGCTTGAAGTGGCCCATAGGCAGATACGCGTGAACTGCATCTGTCCCAGCATGCTGAAAACGCCGATGACGGAAAAGATCATGTCGAGCCCTGCGCAAGGCGGGTTCCATTTATCGGCGACGACGCCTCTCGGCCGTTTGTGCACCGAGGCCGACGTCGCGGCGGCCATCGCATTCCTGTGCTCGGAAGAGGCGTCGTTCATTACCGGCACAACGATCGCCGTGGACGGCGGATCCACGGCGGGCGTGCCGTTGGCCTCTTGA
- a CDS encoding flavin-containing monooxygenase — protein sequence MSEVTQFQSRAQSAPERVDVLVVGAGFGGLYGIFRMRKLGLTVRCIEAADGVGGTWFWNRYPGARCDVESLDYSYSFSNELQQEWSWSHRYAEQPEILAYLNHVADRFDLRRYIRFETRVTEMRFDEERAVWMVSTDKGPLVEARFCIMASGNLSTPRVPDFAGIERFKGEWHHSARWPKEGVDFTGKRVALIGTGATGVQMLPKIAAQASCVTVFQRTANFSVPAHNHPMRDDEEREQKENYPALRKAARKQSSGMSRVAIPTKSALDIPHEERVRLYEQLWAKGGSARMMGAFTDLLRNPEANESLASFVREKIRSIVKDPETAEILTPRDHPIGSRRLCVDTNYYESFNRDNVKLVDARRTPIKEITEKGVRTTEAEYEVDIIAFATGFDAMTGALNEVSITGRGGERLSHKWRAGPATYLGLMVHGFPNMFLVTGPGSPSVKANMVTAIEQHVEWISDCLSHLDANEVATIEPTSEAEDAWVRHVNEVANGTLFPKATNSWYVGANIPGKPRVFMPYVAGLPAYIKICEEVVADGYRGFDLQKAVSDMEARI from the coding sequence ATGTCCGAGGTCACCCAATTCCAATCCCGCGCGCAATCCGCGCCCGAGCGTGTCGACGTCCTGGTCGTCGGCGCGGGTTTCGGCGGGCTTTATGGAATCTTTCGGATGCGCAAGCTCGGGTTGACGGTCCGCTGTATCGAAGCGGCCGACGGAGTCGGGGGCACATGGTTCTGGAATCGCTATCCGGGCGCACGTTGCGACGTTGAGAGCCTCGACTATTCCTATTCTTTCTCCAACGAACTGCAGCAGGAGTGGAGCTGGTCGCACCGTTATGCCGAGCAACCGGAAATCCTCGCCTACCTGAACCACGTGGCTGACCGCTTCGACTTGCGGCGATACATCCGCTTCGAAACACGCGTCACGGAAATGCGCTTCGACGAAGAACGTGCGGTCTGGATGGTCTCCACCGACAAGGGCCCCTTGGTGGAGGCCCGCTTCTGCATCATGGCAAGCGGCAATCTATCGACGCCGCGTGTCCCCGACTTTGCGGGCATCGAGCGATTCAAGGGCGAATGGCACCATTCGGCTCGCTGGCCGAAAGAGGGCGTGGACTTTACGGGCAAGCGTGTGGCGCTGATCGGCACCGGCGCGACGGGCGTGCAAATGCTTCCCAAGATCGCGGCACAGGCAAGCTGCGTCACCGTCTTCCAGAGGACAGCGAATTTCAGCGTGCCTGCCCACAATCACCCGATGCGGGATGACGAAGAGCGAGAGCAGAAAGAAAACTATCCCGCGCTTCGCAAAGCCGCACGCAAGCAATCTTCGGGGATGTCACGCGTCGCGATCCCGACCAAGTCGGCGCTGGACATTCCGCACGAGGAGCGAGTGCGGCTTTACGAGCAGTTGTGGGCAAAGGGCGGAAGCGCACGCATGATGGGCGCATTCACCGACCTGTTGCGCAATCCGGAGGCGAATGAAAGCCTGGCTTCATTCGTGCGCGAGAAGATCCGGTCGATAGTCAAAGACCCTGAGACAGCCGAAATCCTGACCCCGCGCGACCACCCCATCGGATCGCGGCGTCTTTGTGTGGATACGAACTACTACGAGTCCTTCAACCGGGACAACGTGAAGCTCGTGGACGCCCGCCGCACGCCCATCAAGGAAATCACGGAGAAGGGCGTGCGGACCACCGAGGCCGAGTACGAAGTCGACATCATCGCCTTCGCGACCGGGTTCGACGCCATGACCGGCGCACTGAATGAAGTATCGATTACCGGACGCGGAGGTGAGCGGCTCAGCCACAAGTGGCGGGCCGGGCCTGCCACCTACCTTGGACTCATGGTCCACGGCTTTCCCAATATGTTTCTCGTTACCGGCCCCGGCAGCCCGTCCGTGAAGGCGAATATGGTCACGGCGATCGAACAGCACGTCGAATGGATTTCGGATTGCCTGAGCCATCTCGACGCGAACGAAGTCGCCACGATCGAGCCCACGTCCGAAGCCGAGGACGCATGGGTCCGGCATGTGAACGAGGTCGCCAATGGCACCCTGTTCCCGAAAGCGACCAACTCCTGGTATGTCGGCGCCAACATCCCGGGAAAGCCCCGCGTGTTCATGCCCTATGTCGCGGGCCTGCCCGCCTATATCAAGATCTGCGAAGAGGTTGTCGCTGATGGCTATCGCGGTTTCGATCTGCAGAAAGCGGTCTCGGATATGGAGGCAAGGATATGA
- a CDS encoding Bug family tripartite tricarboxylate transporter substrate binding protein, which translates to MKLIARLSAGLWTAISLLLPAAQGAEFPTRPVTLIVGYAPGGGTDIVARSLAEVFSRKWGQQVIVRNRPGGTGVLGIRDLKSAAPDGYTLGVWTDSDVGNSAVRDDLDYDLVKDFDHIGQIAAGGTVLVVNPSLPIKSFSDFTSYAKQNPGKLNFAVVSGGGMHLDSLRIEAAAGVKTTIIGYPGTGPALTDVIAGHVDALVLPLGVALPYVKSGAVRIVAVGSTTRWPGLPDVQTLSEAIPGLESTFFYGLVGPKGMSADLKATLNAALQEALRDPKLGEKFLSMGFIPTGNSPSEFKAVIAKKLATSRTAAEQTGLKKSLQKENK; encoded by the coding sequence ATGAAGCTGATTGCCCGTTTGTCAGCCGGCTTGTGGACGGCTATTTCATTGCTCTTGCCAGCCGCGCAGGGCGCGGAGTTTCCCACACGTCCGGTCACGCTCATCGTGGGATATGCCCCGGGCGGAGGCACCGACATCGTCGCCCGCAGCCTTGCCGAGGTCTTCTCCCGCAAGTGGGGCCAGCAGGTCATCGTAAGGAATCGCCCTGGCGGCACGGGCGTGCTCGGTATCCGGGATCTGAAAAGCGCTGCACCGGACGGCTACACATTGGGCGTCTGGACGGATTCCGATGTGGGCAATTCCGCGGTCCGTGACGATCTCGATTACGACCTGGTGAAAGACTTCGACCATATTGGCCAGATCGCCGCAGGGGGCACGGTCCTCGTCGTTAACCCCTCCCTGCCGATCAAAAGCTTCAGCGACTTCACCAGCTATGCCAAACAGAATCCCGGCAAACTGAACTTCGCGGTTGTCTCCGGCGGGGGAATGCATCTGGATAGCTTGCGGATCGAGGCCGCCGCGGGAGTGAAAACCACCATCATCGGCTACCCCGGCACCGGCCCCGCCTTGACGGACGTAATTGCCGGCCATGTCGACGCGTTGGTGTTGCCCCTGGGCGTGGCGCTTCCCTACGTGAAGAGCGGAGCCGTGCGGATCGTCGCAGTGGGATCGACCACGCGTTGGCCGGGTCTGCCGGACGTCCAAACGCTTTCCGAAGCCATCCCTGGGCTGGAGAGCACCTTCTTCTACGGTCTGGTCGGCCCCAAAGGAATGTCGGCCGACCTGAAAGCCACCTTGAACGCCGCCCTCCAGGAGGCCCTGCGCGATCCCAAGCTGGGTGAAAAATTCCTGTCCATGGGATTCATTCCCACCGGAAATTCCCCCAGCGAATTCAAGGCGGTGATCGCGAAGAAGCTGGCCACCTCGCGCACCGCGGCCGAGCAAACCGGCTTGAAGAAGAGCCTGCAAAAGGAAAACAAATAA
- the hutH gene encoding histidine ammonia-lyase, giving the protein MAKVSSVRLTAQPMTLAELRRIHAGDVQLAVADDLVPALAGAHHTVRDIVASGQVVYGINTGFGKLASTRIDKDHLADLQRNLVLSHSVGIGNILAAPVVRLILATKAMSLARGFSGVRPELVEALVKLFNGGVTPCIPGKGSVGASGDLAPLAHLACVLIGEGEALLPDGQKVSGAQAMRAVGLTPFVLGPKEGLALLNGTQVSTALALAGLFEAEHVFGAALVAGALSLEAIQGSVKPLDPRIHAARGQPGQIAVARALRTLLADSQIVTSHADCGRVQDPYSIRCVPQVMGACLDNLVYAARVLATEANAASDNPLVFADTGEVISGGNFHAEPVAFAADIIALAVSEIGAISERRIALLLDSGLSGLPPFLVRDGGLNSGFMIAQVTAAALASENKSLAHPASVDSLPTSANQEDHVSMATFAARRLGDMVSNTAAIVGVEAMAAAQGVELKRLPQGPRSSAAMEDVLAGIRQQVAFLDQDRYLANDVETMRQWALNPERLEAFADIVPSLQGANRAREVAMAGERN; this is encoded by the coding sequence ATGGCGAAAGTCTCTAGCGTGCGGCTCACGGCCCAACCCATGACGCTGGCCGAGCTCCGGCGCATCCATGCCGGTGACGTCCAGCTCGCAGTGGCGGATGACCTCGTCCCGGCATTGGCGGGGGCTCACCATACCGTCCGCGATATCGTTGCCAGCGGCCAGGTGGTCTATGGCATCAATACCGGATTCGGCAAGCTCGCCAGCACCCGTATAGACAAAGACCACCTGGCCGACCTGCAGCGCAACCTCGTTCTGTCCCACAGCGTGGGCATCGGCAACATCCTGGCCGCCCCAGTGGTTCGCCTGATCCTCGCCACCAAGGCCATGAGCCTTGCCCGCGGCTTCTCCGGCGTGCGCCCCGAACTCGTGGAAGCCCTGGTCAAGCTGTTCAACGGGGGTGTGACGCCCTGCATACCGGGCAAAGGCTCGGTCGGCGCATCCGGCGACCTAGCCCCCCTGGCCCACCTGGCCTGCGTACTTATCGGGGAAGGGGAAGCGTTGCTGCCGGATGGACAAAAGGTAAGTGGGGCGCAGGCCATGCGGGCGGTGGGTTTGACTCCCTTCGTTCTGGGCCCCAAGGAGGGGCTCGCGCTGCTGAACGGCACCCAGGTCTCGACGGCATTGGCGCTTGCCGGCCTGTTCGAAGCCGAACACGTGTTCGGCGCGGCGCTGGTTGCGGGCGCGCTTTCGCTGGAAGCGATACAAGGTTCGGTCAAGCCGCTGGACCCGCGCATACACGCGGCCCGCGGGCAGCCCGGCCAGATCGCCGTGGCGCGGGCATTGCGCACGCTTTTGGCGGATAGCCAGATCGTGACATCGCATGCCGACTGCGGCCGGGTCCAGGACCCGTATTCGATCCGTTGCGTGCCACAGGTCATGGGTGCATGCCTGGACAACCTCGTATATGCGGCTCGTGTATTGGCCACGGAAGCCAACGCCGCCTCGGACAACCCGCTGGTTTTCGCCGACACAGGAGAGGTGATATCGGGCGGCAACTTCCATGCGGAACCGGTGGCTTTCGCTGCCGACATCATCGCCCTGGCAGTCAGCGAGATCGGCGCGATCTCCGAACGGCGCATTGCGCTCCTGCTGGATAGCGGGCTATCGGGCCTGCCGCCGTTCCTGGTTCGCGACGGTGGGCTCAATTCCGGGTTCATGATTGCCCAGGTCACCGCGGCGGCGCTTGCGTCGGAAAACAAGTCGCTCGCCCACCCGGCAAGCGTGGACAGCCTGCCTACCTCTGCGAACCAGGAAGACCACGTATCCATGGCTACCTTCGCGGCGCGTCGCCTGGGCGATATGGTGTCCAACACCGCGGCGATCGTGGGCGTGGAGGCGATGGCCGCCGCGCAAGGTGTCGAACTCAAGCGTTTGCCCCAGGGGCCGCGCAGTTCGGCTGCGATGGAGGACGTGCTGGCGGGAATCCGCCAACAGGTGGCCTTCCTGGACCAGGACCGCTATCTGGCCAACGACGTGGAGACCATGCGCCAATGGGCGCTGAACCCCGAGCGCCTCGAGGCGTTCGCGGACATCGTTCCCAGTTTGCAGGGCGCGAACCGTGCCCGGGAAGTCGCAATGGCGGGGGAGCGGAACTGA
- the hutC gene encoding histidine utilization repressor translates to MNQPPVERLAMAAAPGKQESAAGKGPSAGIKGGTATTLHERIKTYVTRGILDGTWPPGARLPSEHELVSLLGVSRMTVNKALRELAGAGRIVRIPGVGTFVAEAKPQSTLLQIANIANEIRSRGHEHQWRCISRERLAAAPDVAVWLGMLPGQSVFHMVSVHLENGSPIQLEDRYVNPRMVPDFMDQDFARTTPGEYLLASIPADLVEHVVDAVMPTPKQARILDMKVTEPCLQLTRRTWYEDVPVTWVRCLNPASRYSLGSRFRPGPDQ, encoded by the coding sequence ATGAATCAGCCACCCGTCGAGCGTCTCGCCATGGCCGCCGCGCCCGGGAAACAGGAATCCGCGGCGGGGAAGGGGCCCTCCGCGGGTATCAAAGGCGGCACGGCGACCACGCTACATGAACGGATCAAGACGTATGTGACTCGCGGCATCCTGGATGGCACATGGCCGCCCGGCGCGCGCCTGCCGTCCGAGCATGAACTGGTCTCTCTGTTGGGCGTGTCGCGAATGACGGTCAACAAGGCACTACGCGAACTCGCCGGCGCGGGGCGGATCGTCCGCATTCCGGGCGTGGGCACGTTCGTGGCAGAGGCCAAGCCGCAGTCGACCCTGCTGCAGATCGCCAATATTGCCAACGAGATCCGCTCCCGCGGGCACGAGCACCAATGGCGTTGTATTTCGCGTGAACGGCTCGCCGCCGCGCCGGATGTCGCTGTGTGGCTCGGCATGCTGCCGGGCCAATCGGTTTTCCACATGGTCAGTGTCCACCTGGAGAATGGGTCTCCCATCCAGCTCGAAGACCGCTACGTCAATCCCAGGATGGTTCCCGACTTCATGGACCAGGATTTCGCGCGCACCACGCCCGGCGAATACCTGCTGGCGTCGATACCTGCCGATCTTGTCGAACATGTCGTCGATGCCGTCATGCCGACGCCCAAACAGGCGCGCATACTCGATATGAAGGTCACGGAGCCCTGCCTGCAGCTCACGCGCCGAACGTGGTACGAAGATGTGCCGGTGACGTGGGTGCGGTGCCTGAACCCGGCGTCGCGGTACAGCCTGGGTAGCCGGTTCCGGCCGGGCCCCGACCAGTGA